The proteins below come from a single Aspergillus oryzae RIB40 DNA, chromosome 5 genomic window:
- a CDS encoding uncharacterized protein (Ca2+/H+ antiporter VCX1 and related proteins), whose amino-acid sequence MSAASPNNSLLSPIPSTPMRVSRQQWRPFHRAIVSIGSRQYVKSMLATVPIGIITAILGGPPQMVFFLNLTALIPLITLLTISIADLSITTGRVVDELLKATVGNAIELILGIVAMNRGYMHMIHSTLIGSMLCYMLLVPGSCFCFTGYDKEHLYFDRTLISIMSSLMVVACMSLLIPTIMVTFPSLDITSPQASVTRLEIVFVSRGAALVLFILLGVFLLFQLKSHASIFHLAEASSEGSPDRHSLNDRGIAQDRPARIFTPRSAMIALAAGIACLTMCIICIVESANRVAQELGLSAAFPTLVLVPLIGNSARYASIVMVSRQGHVESAVRAIINSILRITLLVTPFLIILGWVLNLPITLQMDTFDATMLFLATMVLIHVIQDGRSNYFEGLMLVGMYIISAAAFYMRPGITGATKPMP is encoded by the exons ATGTCTGCTGCATCGCCGAAtaattcccttctttctcctaTTCCCAGTACCCCCATGAGAGTTTCCCGCCAGCAATGGCGTCCTTTCCACCGAGCGATCGTCAGCATTGGTAGTCGCCAGTATGTGAAATCAATGCTGGCGACTGTCCCCATTGGAATCATCACAGCCATCCTAGGCGGGCCACCTCAAATGGTGTTTTTCCTGAATCTTACAGCACTGATACCATTAATCACTCTGCTTACGATCTCCATTGCCGATTTGTCTATAACGACTGGGCGTGTGGTCGATGAATTACTCAAAGCGACCGTTGGTAATGCCATTGAGCTGATCCTTGGAATTGTGGCCATGAACAGGGGATACATGCACATGATTCACTCGACCCTGATAGGAAGCATGCTCTGCTATATGCTCTTG GTTCCGGGGAGCTGCTTCTGTTTCACCGGTTATGATAAAGAACATCTCTATTTTGATCGCACCCTAATCAGCATTATGTCTTCCCTCATGGTAGTGGCATGCATGTCTCTTTTGATTCCAACGATTATGGTCACATTTCCTTCCTTGGATATCACTTCTCCCCAGGCTTCTGTGACTCGGCTGGAGATTGTCTTTGTTTCACGTGGGGCGGCACTTGtactttttattttgctTGGGgtgttccttctctttcagtTGAAGAGTCATGCGTCAATATTTCATCTTGCCGAAGCGTCCAGCGAAGGCTCTCCAGATCGCCACAGTCTGAACGATCGTGGCATCGCCCAGGACCGACCAGCAAGAATTTTCACACCGCGGAGCGCTATGATTGCTCTTGCGGCCGGAATAGCCTGCTTGACCATGTGTATTATATGTATCGTTGAGAGCGCCAATAGAGTTGCACAAGAGCTTGGCCTTAGTGCAGCCTTTCCTACACTGGTACTGGTTCCACTTATTGGCAACTCCGCAAGATATGCTTCGATTGTCATGGTCTCACGCCAGGGGCATGTGGAATCAGCGGTGCGGGCCATCATCAACAGCATACTGCGTATCACTCTCCTCGTGACTCCCTTTCTGATCATCCTAGGATGGGTTTTGAACCTGCCCATAACACTGCAAATGGACACGTTTGACGCAACCATGTTGTTTTTGGCTACAATGGTGTTGATTCATGTGATTCAGGATGGGAGGAGTAATTACTTCGAGGGACTAATGCTTGTTGGGAT GTATATcatatctgctgctgctttctATATGCGTCCTGGGATAACCGGCGCCACAAAGCCCATGCCTTAA
- a CDS encoding uncharacterized protein (Ca2+/H+ antiporter VCX1 and related proteins), with protein MAGAVQKSAWHAIQVTLFSSYANVLLVFVFLGIWSGARGWDPSAVFMLNFLAIFPLASLLSFATEELSKSVGQTVGGLINATFGNAVEMIVGITAVTQGEINIVQSSMVGSILSGTLLVLGCCFLGGGYGKETLSFNVDVTQIMSSLMIVASTSLIIPSALYSTTLCELPDGDDYILTLSHITSIFLLVFYLVYLYFQLKSHAHLFASTEEESDEKRELEPLPASIILIFATLGVTVCSDYLVEGVDGFVEVYGVSRAFLGMIVVPIVGNAGEFAITVNAAMGGKLDLAIGVIVGSTLQIALFVTPFLVLCGWALGQPMSLRFNTFQTACFSLAVVVMNSLTREGKSNYFEGLLLIGTYLIIAIAFYVHPDVTDHLAIA; from the exons atggctggtGCTGTCCAGAAAAGTGCCTGGCATGCCATCCAGGTTACTCTTTTCTCGAGCTATGCAAATGTGTTGCTGGTGTTTGTCTTCCTGGGTATTTGGTCCGGTGCTCGAGGATGGGATCCATCAGCTGTGTTCATGTTGAATTTCTTAGCTATCTTTCCCCTggcttctttgctttcctttgcaaCTGAAGAGTTGTCCAAAAGTGTGGGACAGACCGTGGGGGGATTGATCAATGCGACCTTCGGAAATGCTGTCGAGATGATC GTGGGAATTACTGCCGTAACTCAAGGGGAGATCAACATCGTTCAATCGAGTATGGTTGGCAGTATTCTGTCCGGAACTCTTCTG GTTTTAGGATGTTGCTTTCTaggtggaggatatggaaagGAGACGCTATCCTTCAACGTCGATGTCACTCAAATCATGTCGTCTCTGATGATCGTTGCCTCGACCTCCCTCATCATCCCTTCCGCTTTATACTCGACTACTCTCTGCGAGCTGCCCGACGGAGACGATTACATCCTCACCCTATCCCATATCACTTCgattttccttctcgttTTTTACTTGGTCTATCTTTATTTCCAACTGAAAAGCCACGCTCATCTTTTCGCTAGCACCGAAGAGGAATCGGACGAAAAGCGCGAATTAGAGCCCCTCCCCGCTAGCATCATTCTGATCTTTGCAACACTTGGAGTTACCGTCTGTTCCGATTACTTGGTGGAGGGCGTGGACGGGTTTGTGGAGGTATACGGAGTCAGTCGGGCTTTCCTGGGGATGATTGTCGTCCCCATTGTCGGTAATGCGGGCGAATTTGCCATCACGGTGAATGCCGCAATGGGCGGCAAGCTGGATCTGGCCATTGGGGTCATTGTTGGAAGCACACTTCAGATCGCGCTCTTTGTAACTCCCTTCTTGGTGCTCTGTGGTTGGGCTCTCGGGCAGCCGATGTCTCTGCGGTTTAATACTTTCCAAACCGCTTGCTTCTCCCTtgctgtggtggtgatgaaCAGTTTGACTCGCGAGGGGAAGTCGAATTACTTTGAAGGGTTATTACTGATCGGGAC GTATTTGATCATCGCGATCGCATTTTACGTACATCCGGATGTTACCGATCATCTTGCAATAGCCTGA